From Gimesia panareensis, the proteins below share one genomic window:
- a CDS encoding aldose 1-epimerase family protein — translation MYHLTFCLIVISGLLSLFPGNSCAEEQRHVLTSLDGKVDCETWELNGDGWYVKKETLHGGKQEGVELITVDNGVMQIVIIPTRGMSIYEVRSKDMRLGWNSPVEGIVHPAFIDLESRGGLGWLEGFNEWMVRCGLEFAGHPGTDEFVNNTGDTATMDLTLHGKIGNIPASSVEVIVDSEPPHRIRVRGIVFEKFFYGPKLKLTAEISVVPGADTFRIDDTITNLGSADQEFQIIYHTNFGEPLLGKGAKLHAAINKIAPMNEEAAKGIDNFATYAGPTRGYIEQVYLVEPLANPQGMTGALLQNAKGDRGASMFWSTKQLPYLTIWKNTAAVEDGYVTGIEPATGYPYNRKIERAAGRVPKLKPGETRQFTIDYGLHADQQSVKSAIKKIETIQGKHPVEVQHKPSATN, via the coding sequence ATGTATCACCTTACCTTTTGTCTCATTGTTATCTCTGGCCTGTTGAGTTTATTCCCCGGAAACAGCTGCGCCGAAGAGCAACGGCATGTACTTACCAGTCTGGATGGCAAAGTAGATTGCGAGACATGGGAACTCAACGGGGATGGCTGGTACGTGAAAAAGGAAACATTGCACGGCGGTAAACAGGAAGGGGTCGAACTAATCACCGTCGATAACGGCGTGATGCAGATCGTTATTATCCCCACGCGCGGCATGAGCATCTACGAAGTCCGCAGCAAAGACATGCGGCTGGGCTGGAATTCCCCCGTCGAAGGCATCGTGCACCCAGCATTCATCGACCTGGAAAGTCGCGGCGGTCTCGGCTGGCTGGAAGGCTTCAACGAATGGATGGTCCGCTGCGGACTCGAGTTTGCCGGGCATCCGGGCACGGATGAATTCGTCAACAATACCGGTGATACCGCCACCATGGATCTGACCCTGCACGGGAAAATCGGTAACATCCCGGCCAGTAGCGTTGAAGTGATCGTAGACTCCGAGCCCCCCCACCGCATTCGTGTCAGGGGGATCGTGTTCGAGAAATTCTTCTACGGCCCGAAACTGAAACTCACCGCCGAAATCTCGGTCGTGCCCGGTGCAGACACGTTTCGCATCGACGATACGATCACCAACCTGGGCAGTGCCGACCAGGAATTCCAGATTATCTATCACACCAATTTTGGTGAACCGCTCCTGGGCAAGGGCGCAAAATTGCATGCAGCGATCAACAAAATTGCCCCGATGAATGAGGAGGCCGCCAAAGGCATCGACAACTTTGCCACCTACGCCGGTCCTACCCGTGGCTACATCGAACAGGTCTACCTGGTAGAACCGCTCGCCAATCCGCAAGGCATGACGGGCGCGTTGCTCCAGAACGCGAAGGGAGACCGTGGTGCCTCGATGTTCTGGTCCACGAAACAACTCCCCTATCTGACGATCTGGAAAAATACCGCTGCCGTGGAAGATGGCTATGTCACGGGCATCGAACCCGCGACAGGCTATCCCTATAACCGGAAAATCGAGCGCGCCGCCGGCCGCGTCCCCAAACTGAAACCGGGAGAAACGCGACAGTTCACAATCGATTACGGTCTGCACGCCGATCAACAGTCAGTGAAATCAGCCATCAAAAAAATCGAGACGATTCAAGGTAAACACCCTGTCGAAGTCCAGCACAAGCCCTCTGCAACCAATTAA
- a CDS encoding rhodanese-like domain-containing protein, translating into MPPLEIDCKSVKEKLDTNHSFLLLDCREQNEYDHVHIDESRLLPMSEIQERVGELDEHRAEEIVVYCHHGMRSLQVTTWLAQNGFTNVKSMQGGIDAWSCEIDETKPRY; encoded by the coding sequence ATGCCACCCCTGGAAATCGACTGCAAGTCCGTCAAAGAGAAACTTGATACAAATCATTCCTTCCTCCTGCTCGACTGCCGGGAACAGAATGAATATGACCACGTCCACATCGATGAATCACGCCTGCTCCCAATGAGCGAAATTCAGGAGCGGGTCGGAGAACTGGACGAACATCGGGCTGAGGAAATCGTCGTCTACTGCCATCACGGCATGCGGAGCCTGCAGGTCACCACCTGGCTGGCACAGAACGGCTTCACGAACGTCAAAAGCATGCAGGGAGGCATCGATGCCTGGTCCTGCGAAATCGATGAGACAAAACCACGTTACTGA
- a CDS encoding sulfatase family protein, with translation MNKIICFSCLLGFVFSGLTVESASAAADKKTPNFIVIFCDNLGYGDIEPFGSTVNRTPCLNRMAREGRKFTHFCVTAGVCTPSRASIITGCYSQRVGMHWNPRDGQVLRPISPYGLNPEEITIAEVLKQKGYKTGMIGKWHLGDQAPFLPTKQGFDYFYGIPYSDDMTQAVGQRLGDRLDGKNWPPLPVMLNDKVIRAGVDRNLLTKDYTEKAVEFIEQNKDQPFFLYFPQAMPGSTSKPFASEAFRGKSKSGPWGDSIEELDWSTGQLLDKLVELGIDDNTLVIWTSDNGSPMGKDMNSTERGTNKPLHGRGYTTSEGAFRVPTIMWWPKHVPADTTCTEFATTMDLLPTFADLAGAKAPTDRIIDGHDIRPLILGEKGAKSPYKVFYYYAMDQLQAVRKGPWKLFVPLKEFSRHPHFKKGEGSQPLLFNVVTDISSEHNVAAQHPEIVKELMDLAEKGREDLGDTNRPGANQRKAAHIDNPVPPTLKTTSTK, from the coding sequence GTGAACAAAATCATCTGTTTCAGCTGCCTGCTCGGGTTTGTCTTCTCCGGTCTGACTGTAGAATCCGCTTCTGCAGCCGCCGACAAAAAAACGCCCAACTTCATTGTCATCTTTTGCGATAACCTCGGTTATGGCGATATTGAACCCTTCGGCTCCACCGTCAACCGGACCCCCTGCCTGAATCGCATGGCCCGAGAAGGACGTAAATTTACGCACTTCTGCGTCACCGCCGGCGTCTGCACCCCATCGCGGGCCTCCATCATAACCGGCTGCTATTCTCAACGCGTCGGCATGCACTGGAATCCTCGCGACGGACAGGTGCTCCGCCCGATCTCTCCCTATGGTTTGAATCCGGAAGAAATCACGATCGCCGAAGTCCTCAAGCAAAAGGGCTACAAGACCGGCATGATCGGCAAATGGCATCTGGGCGACCAGGCCCCTTTCCTGCCCACGAAACAGGGCTTCGATTATTTTTACGGCATCCCCTACAGTGATGACATGACCCAGGCAGTCGGACAGCGGCTCGGCGATCGCCTGGATGGCAAAAACTGGCCCCCCCTGCCCGTCATGCTGAACGACAAGGTCATCCGGGCCGGCGTCGATCGTAACCTGCTCACCAAAGACTACACGGAGAAAGCGGTCGAATTCATTGAACAGAACAAAGACCAGCCCTTCTTCCTCTATTTCCCGCAGGCCATGCCCGGCAGTACGAGCAAACCGTTCGCCAGTGAAGCCTTCCGGGGCAAAAGTAAAAGCGGTCCCTGGGGAGACAGCATCGAAGAGCTCGACTGGTCAACCGGTCAACTGCTCGACAAGCTCGTGGAACTGGGCATCGACGACAATACGCTGGTCATCTGGACGTCAGACAACGGCTCCCCCATGGGCAAAGACATGAACAGCACGGAACGCGGCACCAATAAACCGCTACACGGTCGCGGATATACCACATCGGAAGGGGCCTTTCGCGTTCCCACCATCATGTGGTGGCCGAAACACGTTCCCGCAGATACGACCTGCACGGAATTCGCGACCACAATGGATCTGCTGCCCACCTTCGCCGATCTGGCAGGCGCCAAAGCCCCCACAGACCGGATCATCGACGGTCACGATATCCGCCCGCTGATCCTCGGAGAAAAAGGAGCCAAGAGCCCCTACAAGGTCTTCTATTACTACGCGATGGACCAGTTGCAGGCGGTCCGCAAAGGTCCCTGGAAGCTCTTTGTGCCGCTGAAAGAATTCAGCCGACATCCGCACTTCAAAAAAGGGGAAGGCTCTCAGCCGCTCCTGTTTAATGTCGTCACTGATATCAGCAGCGAACACAATGTCGCCGCGCAGCATCCGGAGATCGTCAAAGAACTGATGGACCTTGCCGAAAAAGGCCGCGAAGATCTGGGAGATACCAATCGCCCCGGCGCCAATCAACGTAAGGCAGCACACATCGATAATCCGGTGCCGCCGACGCTCAAAACAACGTCGACAAAATAA
- a CDS encoding DUF309 domain-containing protein: MPSSRLPEYTFVPGKNLPHPYRDPKGHSYGNKPKPPKALTEENWMEHRNYLNAIDFFNLGYYWEAHDEWERLLRVCGPDSIPGRFLKGLVKLSAAGIKVREGSIHGVRRHAASAGEVFADVAAESNADHYCGLELTRLQFAADRAAQLKYPDDLTMGEPIRVFPFLLEPEPFPLG, translated from the coding sequence TTGCCATCATCCCGACTGCCTGAATATACGTTTGTGCCCGGCAAGAATCTGCCGCACCCTTACCGTGATCCCAAAGGGCACAGTTATGGTAATAAACCCAAACCTCCGAAGGCCCTCACCGAAGAAAACTGGATGGAGCATCGGAACTACCTGAACGCCATCGACTTTTTCAACCTGGGTTACTACTGGGAAGCCCATGATGAATGGGAACGTCTGTTGCGCGTCTGTGGTCCTGATTCGATCCCCGGTCGTTTCCTGAAGGGGCTGGTGAAACTTTCTGCTGCCGGCATCAAAGTGCGTGAAGGCAGTATTCATGGCGTGCGTCGACATGCCGCTTCCGCTGGTGAAGTCTTCGCTGATGTGGCTGCAGAGTCGAATGCCGATCACTACTGTGGGCTGGAACTGACCCGCTTACAGTTCGCTGCCGACCGGGCTGCCCAGTTGAAGTATCCGGATGACCTGACCATGGGCGAACCGATTCGGGTCTTCCCCTTCCTGCTGGAACCGGAACCGTTCCCGCTGGGCTAA
- a CDS encoding Nramp family divalent metal transporter — MTEEQTTTGKKHWSQRIGPGLVTACVVIGPGSILTSSNLGAKDGYSMIWVVLISVIFMLVYTSLGAKLGTVTSESTCTLLAKTVGRPLTILIGCGVFFISAAYQFGNNLGVHSALENFTDFKYGIVIFNAISIAFLFGFKNLYKLVERLMGIFVGLMLVSFAINLFFAKPNLLEMAEGLIPGYGSDGLDSILNISLLGLIGTTFVISAAFYQSYLARFKGWKVEDLKDGRIDSVISVTIMALITIMLMSTAAAVLRGEQLNGVGDVGNALQPLFGDKGQILFCIGLFSAAYSSFIVNSMIGGFILSDSLGLGGTPQDKWTRILTAAVLLTGMFVAIYVIQSGTKPVVAIVAAQAVTVVAAPLAAGALLLLTSSKKVMGEHRNGIGMNLLAGIGFVLLLGMAWYIASEKVLPQIQKMRGETAAVIQVEPAEMKLATRN, encoded by the coding sequence GTGACAGAAGAACAAACGACAACTGGAAAGAAACACTGGTCGCAACGGATTGGACCGGGGCTGGTCACCGCCTGCGTTGTGATTGGACCGGGGAGTATTTTGACCAGTTCCAACCTGGGAGCCAAAGACGGTTACAGCATGATCTGGGTCGTGCTGATTTCGGTGATCTTCATGCTGGTCTATACCTCGCTGGGGGCGAAGCTGGGGACGGTGACCAGCGAGTCGACCTGTACGCTGCTGGCTAAAACCGTTGGACGGCCCTTAACCATTCTGATTGGTTGCGGCGTCTTTTTCATTTCAGCCGCCTATCAGTTCGGCAACAACCTGGGCGTGCATTCAGCCCTGGAGAACTTTACGGATTTCAAATACGGTATCGTGATCTTCAATGCAATTTCGATTGCATTTCTGTTCGGCTTTAAGAATCTATATAAACTGGTCGAACGGCTGATGGGAATCTTTGTGGGGCTGATGCTGGTTTCGTTTGCGATCAATCTGTTTTTTGCGAAACCGAATCTGCTGGAAATGGCGGAAGGCCTGATCCCCGGTTATGGCAGCGACGGACTGGATTCGATTCTGAATATTTCGCTGCTGGGGCTGATCGGGACGACCTTCGTGATCTCGGCTGCTTTTTACCAGTCTTATCTGGCGCGGTTCAAAGGCTGGAAAGTGGAAGATCTGAAAGATGGTCGCATCGATTCTGTTATCAGCGTGACGATCATGGCGTTGATTACAATCATGCTCATGTCGACTGCTGCGGCTGTGCTCCGCGGAGAGCAATTGAATGGGGTCGGTGATGTGGGGAATGCTCTGCAGCCGCTGTTTGGTGATAAAGGCCAGATTCTGTTCTGTATTGGTCTGTTCTCTGCGGCTTATTCTTCTTTCATTGTGAATTCCATGATTGGCGGGTTTATTCTCTCCGACAGCCTGGGACTGGGAGGCACGCCGCAGGATAAATGGACGCGTATTTTGACGGCTGCGGTATTGCTGACCGGGATGTTTGTCGCGATCTACGTGATCCAATCAGGCACAAAACCGGTGGTGGCGATTGTGGCGGCACAGGCCGTGACGGTCGTGGCTGCGCCGCTGGCAGCGGGTGCCCTGCTGTTGTTGACCAGCAGTAAAAAAGTGATGGGCGAACATCGAAACGGGATTGGAATGAATCTGCTGGCGGGCATCGGCTTTGTGCTGCTGCTGGGGATGGCCTGGTATATCGCCAGTGAGAAAGTGCTGCCCCAGATTCAGAAAATGCGTGGAGAAACCGCGGCCGTCATTCAGGTCGAACCTGCGGAAATGAAACTTGCGACTCGAAATTGA
- a CDS encoding lactonase family protein — MSYEHVFYLFPLAIGMVLSSASQATAAEEPLVFISAFAPGDKGAIHAYKLNPATGALTEVERTTDVEHPFFLAVSPDNQYLYSIHAPGKFGGKDNEFITAYKLEGRTGKLQQLNRQSSLGTASCYLDIDDTGKAVVVANYTTGSIASLPVKADGSLGEAATFIQHKGSSVDPKRQQEPHAHCSVISPDQKYVFAADLGLDKILSYRLDPQTAKLTPSPQPFVRTIPGAGPRHLTFHPNGKQMYVINELKNSITKFDYDPETGFLIEGQTIDTLPPDFTGVSHCADLKFTPDGRFLYGTNRGHDSLAAYSVDKQGKLSLIEIIPSLGKGPQNLAITADGKYLLCANMPGNNVVVFLIDQQTGKLTAVGEPVSIPSPSCIMIR; from the coding sequence ATGTCATACGAACATGTCTTCTATCTGTTTCCACTGGCCATCGGCATGGTACTCAGTAGTGCCTCGCAGGCCACAGCCGCGGAAGAACCACTGGTCTTCATCTCCGCCTTTGCCCCGGGCGACAAAGGCGCGATTCACGCATATAAACTCAATCCCGCCACAGGCGCACTCACAGAGGTCGAACGTACCACGGATGTCGAGCACCCGTTTTTCCTGGCGGTCTCACCCGACAATCAGTATCTCTATTCGATTCATGCTCCCGGAAAATTCGGCGGCAAGGACAACGAGTTTATCACCGCCTACAAACTGGAAGGACGGACCGGCAAACTGCAACAGCTCAATCGGCAGTCCTCACTGGGAACCGCCTCCTGCTATCTGGATATCGACGACACGGGCAAAGCGGTCGTCGTTGCCAATTACACTACAGGTAGCATCGCTTCCCTGCCCGTCAAAGCCGATGGTTCCCTCGGTGAAGCAGCCACGTTCATCCAGCACAAAGGTTCCAGCGTCGATCCCAAACGCCAGCAGGAACCGCACGCCCACTGCAGCGTCATCAGCCCCGACCAGAAATATGTCTTCGCCGCCGACCTGGGACTGGACAAAATCCTGTCCTACCGACTGGATCCCCAGACCGCGAAATTGACTCCCAGCCCGCAGCCCTTCGTGCGAACCATCCCCGGCGCCGGACCACGACATCTGACCTTCCACCCCAACGGCAAGCAGATGTATGTCATCAACGAGCTCAAGAATTCCATCACCAAATTCGATTACGATCCCGAGACCGGCTTCCTGATCGAAGGTCAGACCATCGACACGCTGCCCCCCGACTTCACAGGAGTCAGCCACTGTGCCGATCTGAAATTCACGCCCGATGGACGTTTTCTGTATGGCACCAATCGCGGACACGACAGCCTGGCTGCCTACAGCGTCGACAAGCAAGGGAAACTATCGCTGATCGAAATCATCCCCAGCCTGGGAAAAGGCCCTCAGAATCTGGCGATTACCGCGGACGGGAAATATCTGCTCTGTGCCAACATGCCGGGAAACAATGTGGTGGTCTTCTTGATCGATCAGCAGACCGGCAAGCTGACAGCAGTCGGCGAACCGGTCTCGATCCCGAGTCCCTCCTGCATCATGATCCGCTGA
- a CDS encoding sulfatase-like hydrolase/transferase: MKRLLQIVCLICFSLVLSLPAQAAEAKKDQRPNIIFILLDNVGKDWFRCYGSSENQTPTIDHLAYTGLRFRNCYVTPVCSTTRHMLLTGRYPFRSGWHTHHDPAIYGGGYFDWNREICFARILRDAGYHTCISGKWQINDLFDPAQKDALIKHGFQEYCIFPEGKKGHPAHKQRYWDPYVIQNGKRLETKGKFGPDIFTDYLIDYMKTHRDKPFCAYYSTILTHIPVVHTPHNVGQDLTPREQFAGMLNYSDYLIGRLVKTLDELGIRDNTILFIVPDNGTDNGTDQNAEQSLGGRINGRVSGEGIYSLKEQGINMPLIINCPQLVGSERISDDLIDAADFLPTLADLADAPLPSGVTIDGRSFAPQILNQPREEPWRPWCLTQYYKQRVVRDQRFKLYSSGEFYDLSEDPLEQHDLAQSERVKTDKASRASHTELQRVLNSLPENAKLPWEFRSISARKIRAEEARQKEAEKSGK; the protein is encoded by the coding sequence ATGAAACGTCTGTTGCAAATTGTCTGTCTGATCTGTTTCAGTCTGGTGCTGAGTCTGCCCGCACAAGCTGCGGAAGCAAAAAAAGACCAGCGGCCCAACATCATCTTTATTCTGCTCGACAATGTGGGTAAAGACTGGTTCCGCTGTTACGGGAGCTCGGAAAACCAGACGCCGACCATCGACCATCTGGCTTATACCGGCTTGCGGTTTCGCAACTGTTATGTGACGCCGGTCTGCAGTACGACCCGGCATATGCTGCTCACTGGTCGGTACCCCTTCCGTTCCGGCTGGCATACGCACCACGATCCGGCGATCTATGGCGGTGGTTATTTCGACTGGAACCGGGAGATCTGCTTTGCGCGGATTCTCCGCGACGCGGGCTATCACACGTGTATCTCGGGGAAGTGGCAGATCAATGATCTGTTCGACCCTGCACAGAAAGACGCGCTGATCAAGCACGGGTTTCAGGAATACTGTATTTTTCCGGAGGGGAAAAAAGGGCACCCGGCACATAAGCAGCGGTACTGGGATCCGTATGTCATTCAGAACGGGAAGCGGCTGGAGACGAAGGGCAAATTTGGTCCGGATATCTTCACCGACTATCTGATCGATTATATGAAAACGCATCGGGATAAGCCGTTCTGTGCCTATTACTCGACGATTCTGACTCACATTCCGGTGGTGCATACACCTCACAATGTCGGGCAGGATCTGACGCCACGCGAGCAGTTTGCCGGCATGCTGAATTATTCCGACTACCTGATCGGGCGGCTCGTCAAGACGCTGGACGAACTGGGGATTCGTGACAATACAATTCTATTTATTGTCCCCGATAACGGGACCGACAACGGAACCGATCAGAATGCCGAGCAGAGCCTGGGAGGGCGGATCAACGGCCGCGTCTCCGGCGAGGGGATTTACTCGCTGAAAGAGCAGGGCATCAATATGCCGCTGATTATCAACTGTCCCCAACTGGTGGGCAGCGAGCGCATCAGTGATGACCTGATCGACGCTGCCGATTTTCTGCCGACGCTGGCTGACCTGGCCGACGCGCCGCTCCCTTCCGGTGTGACGATTGACGGCAGGTCGTTTGCGCCGCAGATTCTGAATCAGCCCCGGGAAGAGCCCTGGCGTCCCTGGTGTCTGACTCAGTATTACAAGCAACGTGTGGTGCGGGACCAGCGGTTCAAGCTGTATTCCAGCGGCGAGTTTTATGATCTCTCAGAGGATCCCCTGGAACAGCACGATCTGGCGCAGAGCGAACGCGTCAAAACTGACAAGGCCAGTCGAGCCTCCCACACGGAACTGCAGCGCGTGCTGAATTCGCTGCCGGAAAATGCGAAGCTGCCTTGGGAATTTCGCAGTATCTCGGCCCGGAAAATCCGGGCGGAAGAAGCGCGGCAGAAAGAGGCGGAGAAGTCCGGCAAATAG